The proteins below are encoded in one region of Phaseolus vulgaris cultivar G19833 chromosome 1, P. vulgaris v2.0, whole genome shotgun sequence:
- the LOC137813646 gene encoding uncharacterized protein, with amino-acid sequence MYNGIGLQTPRGSGTNGYIQSNKFFVKPKISKVADNTRGFEEDQGTAGLSRKPNKEILEHDRKRQIQLKLVILEDKLIDQGYTDAEISEKLEKARQNLEDASATNESDGLGPVSASNKKVSDTQTHQIAARKEKQMESLKAALGIVSSEVNEINADGTDGLGNDGKNGSNMDGKHISKPEHAFLDRNFSRKKQMVEGQKDENVKSHKKIGTREKKYNDDSSDSDTSSNEKRGTKKRGKKYDESDSDSDSKRKVKAKKMKIPKHHKKGRVEDSDSSYDSDDSNIARKSYKKRQESHYRNTSEDDSDDHDDIPKNKTKEGMKHSKMSKRHDSEVESDVDSKENKYGTAGKQRTRRYNSDDENSDRDGVKHASEQRSRNYYNKDVESQIVGRTARHGEDHLARRHRRDDDNHREHEHKRNNDDRGERKHGRDEDRIERNYTRDEDVGERKHARNENDSKEEKHRRHDDGRRVNRTGRKHSRDEDDLGERKQARDGDDSKEGNRRKDEDDHGERKNLSDVVDLVERKRGRDEDEHGERKFRRDEDEHGERKFRRDEDEHGERKFRRDEDEHGERKFRREEDEHGERKFRRDEDEHGERKFRRDEDDHARRKFRRDDDDYGERKHSRDEGGVHMEAKHSRIEDSRGERKNIREDDDRERKHSKDEGGRGERKHKRDDDDDGHEERKQHRRDDVGRGERKHRREEQERRRDERESRGDYSKRAKY; translated from the exons ATGTACAATGGAATTGGACTACAGACCCCAAGAGGGTCAGGTACAAATGGCTACATTCAGAGTAACAAGTTCTTTGTGAAGCCCAAGATTTCAAAGGTTGCGGACAACACGAGGGGGTTCGAGGAAGATCAGGGCACTGCTGGGCTTAGCAGGAAGCCCAACAAAGAGATCCTTGAACATGATCGTAAGCGTCAGATCCAGCTTAAGCTTGTCATCCTTGAAGACAAGCTCATTGATCAGGGCTACACTGATGCCGAGATTTCTGAGAAACTAGAAAAAGCTCGCCAAAATTTGGAAGATGCTTCTGCCACCAATGAATCTGATGGACTTGGGCCTGTATCTGCATCAAATAAGAA GGTTTCAGATACGCAGACTCATCAAATTGCTGCTAGGAAGGAAAAGCAGATGGAATCATTAAAAGCTGCTCTTGGCATTGTATCATCTGAAGTCAATGAAATAAATGCAGATGGGACTGATGGCCTTGGAAATGATGGGAAAAATGGTTCTAACATGGACGGGAAACATATTTCAAAGCCTGAACATGCCTTTTTGGACAGAAATTTTAGTAGGAAGAAACAAATGGTTGAAGGTCAAAAGGATGAAAATGTTAAGAGCCACAAGAAGATTGGAACTCGTGAGAAAAAGTACAATGATGATTCTTCTGATTCAGACACCTCTTCAAATGAGAAGAGAGGTACAAAGAAGCGTGGTAAAAAGTATGATGAATCTGATTCTGATAGTGATTCTAAGAGAAAGGTTAAGGCCAAAAAGATGAAGATTCCTAAGCACCACAAGAAGGGTAGGGTGGAAGATAGTGATTCTTCCTATGACTCTGATGACAGCAATATTGCAAGAAAAAGTTACAAGAAGAGACAAGAGTCTCATTATAGGAACACTTCAGAGGATGATTCTGATGATCATGATGACATCCCCAAGAATAAGACTAAGGAAGGGATGAAACATTCAAAAATGAGCAAACGTCATGATTCTGAGGTGGAATCTGATGTTGACAGTAAGGAAAATAAATATGGTACAGCTGGGAAGCAGAGGACAAGAAGGTATAATTCTGATGATGAGAATTCTGATAGAGACGGTGTTAAGCATGCCTCTGAGCAGAGAAGCAGAAATTATTATAACAAGGATGTTGAATCACAGATTGTTGGTCGGACTGCTCGCCATGGTGAGGATCATTTAGCAAGGAGGCATAGAAGAGACGATGATAATCACAGGGAGCATGAGCATAAAAGGAATAATGATGACCGTGGGGAAAGGAAGCATGGAAGGGATGAAGATCGCATAGAAAGAAATTACACGAGGGATGAGGATGTTGGAGAAAGAAAGCATGCCAGGAATGAAAATGATTCTAAAGAAGAGAAGCACAGAAGGCATGATGATGGCCGGAGAGTTAACCGAACAGGAAGAAAGCACTCAAGAGATGAGGATGATCTTGGAGAAAGAAAACAGGCAAGGGATGGTGATGATTCTAAAGAAGGGAACCGCAGAAAGGATGAGGATGACCATGGAGAGAGGAAGAACTTGAGCGATGTAGTTGACCTTGTTGAGAGAAAGCGTGGAAGGGATGAGGATGAACATGGAGAGAGAAAGTTCAGAAGGGATGAGGATGAACATGGAGAGAGAAAGTTCAGAAGGGATGAGGATGAACATGGAGAGAGAAAGTTCAGAAGGGATGAGGATGAACATGGAGAGAGAAAGTTCAGAAGGGAGGAGGATGAACATGGAGAAAGAAAGTTCAGAAGGGACGAGGATGAACATGGAGAAAGAAAGTTCAGAAGGGATGAGGATGATCATGCAAGAAGAAAGTTCAGAAGGGATGATGATGATTATGGAGAAAGGAAGCACTCAAGAGATGAGGGTGGTGTTCATATGGAAGCAAAACACAGTAGGATTGAGGATAGTCGTGGAGAACGAAAGAACATAAGGGAGGATGATGATAGAGAGAGAAAGCACTCAAAGGATGAAGGTGGTCGTGGAGAAAGAAAGCACAAAAGGGACGATGATGATGATGGTCATGAAGAAAGAAAACAGCACCGAAGGGATGATGTTGGCAGAGGAGAAAGAAAGCACAGGAGGGAGGAGCAGGAGCGCAGAAGGGATGAGAGGGAAAGTCGAGGAGATTATTCCAAAAGAGCCAAATACTAA